A genomic stretch from Capricornis sumatraensis isolate serow.1 chromosome 4, serow.2, whole genome shotgun sequence includes:
- the LOC138078614 gene encoding olfactory receptor 8S1-like — protein MEVGNTTRVTVFVLQGLSNNPQIQVVLFVTFLVIYLLTLTGNLLMLLVIRTDSHLHTPMYFFLSHLSFLDAFYASITVPKLLKNLLSNWKTISFFDCFTQISLVIFSGATEACLLSVMAYDRYQAVCRPLLYVGTMNKKVCAGLAGASWAIGMGTGLLNTILLAQQDFCGPNLIRSFACELPPVLLLACSDPYISIASILTTMVVLGLGSLVLLVGSYTCIILTALGINSATGWNKIFSTCSSHFLVVTTFYGSGIFRYMTPPSGSALEQVLSLQYCVVTPLLNPLIYSLKNQEVKAALRRMLTRKPRLTF, from the exons ATGGAAGTTGGCAACACAACCAGAGTCACTGTGTTTGTTCTCCAAGGACTATCCAACAACCCTCAGATCCAGGTAGTACTCTTTGTAACATTCCTGGTGATTTACCTCCTGACCCTCACAGGGAacctgctgatgctgctggtgatCAGGACTGattcccacctccacacccccatgtacttcttcctcagtCACCTCTCCTTCCTGGATGCTTTCTATGCCTCAATCACGGTGCCTAAGCTGCTAAAGAACCTTCTTTCCAACTGGAAGACTATCTCCTTCTTTGACTGTTTCACCCAGATCTCTTTGGTCATATTTTCTGGGGCCACTGAAGCTTGTCTCCTTTCGGTCATGGCCTATGACCGGTACCAGGCTGTGTGCCGCCCGCTGCTGTATGTGGGGACTATGAACAAGAAAGTGTGTGCTGGCCTGGCAGGAGCCTCCTGGGCCATaggaatggggactggcctgctTAACACTATCCTCCTGGCTCAGCAGGATTTCTGTGGCCCCAACCTCATCCGCAGTTTTGCCTGTGAGCTTCCTCCAGTGCTCCTGTTAGCCTGTTCTGACCCCTACATTAGCATTGCCTCCATCCTGACCACCATGGTGGTCCTGGGCCTTGGTTCTCTTGTCCTATTGGTGGGTTCTTACACCTGTATTATCCTGACAGCCCTGGGGATCAACTCTGCCACAGGTTGGAACAAGATCTTCTCTACCTGTTCATCTCATTTTCTTGTGGTCACCACTTTTTATGGTTCAGGAATTTTCAG GTACATGACTCCACCTTCTGGCTCAGCCCTGGAGCAAGTGCTATCCTTGCAGTACTGTGTGGTGACCCCACTACTGAACCCCCTTATCTACAGTTTGAAGAACCAGGAGGTGAAGGCAGCTCTAAGGAGGATGCTGACCAGGAAACCCAGGCTTACCTTCTAA